A genomic stretch from Erigeron canadensis isolate Cc75 chromosome 9, C_canadensis_v1, whole genome shotgun sequence includes:
- the LOC122581420 gene encoding probable calcium-binding protein CML22 isoform X3, translating into MLHCCNSKNRYEKLDNELERKLMEVKQRYKPGNSNIRSINSIILRFPQIRFGLEEIRGVFRQFDTDSNGNINRAELTKCLQKLQFNCTEHEIDDIYESCDLGGSKGMRFNEFIVVLCLIYILVGTSSSSPTATTMGSLELKATFDSIIEAFLYLDKNGDGKLDKKDMIQAMNDDFRKEKSPTHITMNRFKEMDWNKDGKVGFREFLFSLINWVGIESNNEVHITHI; encoded by the exons ATGTTGCATTGTTGCAATTCGAAAAACAGGTATGAGAAGCTGGACAATGAGCTTGAAAGGAAATTGATGGAAGTCAAGCAAAGATATAAACCAGGAAATAGCAATATCAGATCTATCAATAGCATAATTCTGAGGTTTCCTCAGATCAGATTTGGACTGGAAGAGATCAGAGGCGTATTTCGACAGTTTG ATACTGATTCCAATGGAAATATCAACCGTGCTGAACTCACAAAATGCTTACAAAAGTTGCAATTCAATTGCACAGAGCATGAAATCGATGACATATACGAGTCTTGTGACTTGGGTGGGAGCAAAGGCATGAGATTTAATGAGTTCATCGTTGTATTGTGCCTTATCTATATCTTAGTGGGTACTTCCTCTTCAAGCCCTACG GCAACAACAATGGGATCTCTGGAGCTTAAAGCCACATTTGATAGCATTATCGAAGCATTCTTATATCTTGATAAAAATGGTGATGGGAAACTAGACAAGAAGGACATGATCCAAGCTATGAACGATGACTTCCGAAAAGAGAAATCTCCGACCCACATCACCATGAATCGATTTA AAGAGATGGACTGGAATAAGGATGGGAAAGTCGGGTTCAGAGAATTCCTATTCTCTTTGATCAACTGGGTTGGAATCGAATCCAACAACGAAGTCCATATCACTCACATATAG
- the LOC122581420 gene encoding probable calcium-binding protein CML22 isoform X2 yields the protein MSTSRACSSFKSLSNRMLHCCNSKNRYEKLDNELERKLMEVKQRYKPGNSNIRSINSIILRFPQIRFGLEEIRGVFRQFDTDSNGNINRAELTKCLQKLQFNCTEHEIDDIYESCDLGGSKGMRFNEFIVVLCLIYILVGTSSSSPTATTMGSLELKATFDSIIEAFLYLDKNGDGKLDKKDMIQAMNDDFRKEKSPTHITMNRFSNYLTSTTKLYKRWTGIRMGKSGSENSYSL from the exons ATGA GTACCTCTCGTGCATGCTCGTCCTTTAAGTCATTATCGAACAGAATGTTGCATTGTTGCAATTCGAAAAACAGGTATGAGAAGCTGGACAATGAGCTTGAAAGGAAATTGATGGAAGTCAAGCAAAGATATAAACCAGGAAATAGCAATATCAGATCTATCAATAGCATAATTCTGAGGTTTCCTCAGATCAGATTTGGACTGGAAGAGATCAGAGGCGTATTTCGACAGTTTG ATACTGATTCCAATGGAAATATCAACCGTGCTGAACTCACAAAATGCTTACAAAAGTTGCAATTCAATTGCACAGAGCATGAAATCGATGACATATACGAGTCTTGTGACTTGGGTGGGAGCAAAGGCATGAGATTTAATGAGTTCATCGTTGTATTGTGCCTTATCTATATCTTAGTGGGTACTTCCTCTTCAAGCCCTACG GCAACAACAATGGGATCTCTGGAGCTTAAAGCCACATTTGATAGCATTATCGAAGCATTCTTATATCTTGATAAAAATGGTGATGGGAAACTAGACAAGAAGGACATGATCCAAGCTATGAACGATGACTTCCGAAAAGAGAAATCTCCGACCCACATCACCATGAATCGATTTAGTAATTATCTGACTTCAACTACTAAACTATAT AAGAGATGGACTGGAATAAGGATGGGAAAGTCGGGTTCAGAGAATTCCTATTCTCTTTGA
- the LOC122581419 gene encoding receptor like protein kinase S.2-like, whose product MHLPRLCFVLPSDDDDIHDDHHAKKPDTNYSKNRHSCGIHIIPDVLKRALHKLYDAKPDIGACGLCQRRTWGKQRSGVFHDTEGVQFPNDKEFKGHSPKTFSYSELYIGTKGFSKDEVLGSGGFGRIYRAVLPSDGTVVAVKCLMETGERFEKTFAAELAAVANLRHRNLVPLRGWCVYDDQLLLVYDYMPNRSLDRVLFRRSGVVLGWDPRVKIVKGLAKALYYLHEQLEVQIIHRDVKTSNVMLDSRFNARLGDFGLARLVEHELKYQITTVSGENHKFSAVDTTRIGGTIGYLSPESFQKGGVATAKSDVFSFGIVLLEIASGRKAVDLTFPEEKIILLDWVRNLADEKMILKAVDRRLKDGSYKQHDMEHLIRIGLLCTLHDPSSRPNMKWVLESFFNNTCGMLLPELPSFKTHPRYISISPGFSSSTTISMNTSTPLSATTTTTVTNAIISGNSTIYYSARAESVDVSTELGYSGSDDMISSMISTSRLSRRQSKVFPMVQPPHEITYKEIIAATDNFSDSNRLAELDFGTSYYGVLDNQDIIVKRLGMKTCPALRTRFSNELSNMGRLCHRNLVQLHGWCTEQGEMLVVYNYSANRMLSQLLNPHSHRKSQPVLEWAHRYQIVKSLASAVQYLHCGWEEQVIHRNITSSAIGIEPDMNPRLGSFALAKFLTRKEHDHHVDVNADRSVHGIFGYMAPEYMESGEATTMADVYSFGVVVLEVVSGQMAVDFRRPGVLLVKRAHEFQTQKRDYKDAVDPKLDGEYDHKEMVRLVRLAMACTRSNPDLRPTMSEVVSILEGHDKCLVELMHKKENKEEWKERNDSLLSLVRRVQALGIQ is encoded by the coding sequence ATGCACCTCCCTCGACTCTGCTTCGTGTTACCATCCGATGATGACGATATTCACGACGATCACCATGCTAAAAAACCCGATACTAACTACTCAAAGAATCGCCATTCTTGTGGCATACACATTATTCCTGATGTCCTAAAACGAGCTCTTCACAAATTATATGATGCAAAACCCGATATTGGTGCTTGTGGTCTATGCCAACGTCGTACATGGGGAAAACAAAGGTCGGGTGTATTTCATGACACCGAAGGAGTCCAGTTTCCTAATGACAAAGAGTTTAAAGGGCACAGCCCGAAAACTTTCAGCTATTCCGAGCTTTATATTGGGACTAAAGGGTTTAGTAAAGACGAGGTACTTGGAAGTGGCGGGTTTGGGAGAATTTATAGAGCGGTTTTGCCTAGTGATGGAACCGTGGTTGCTGTTAAGTGTTTAATGGAGACAGGGGAGAGGTTTGAGAAGACTTTTGCAGCTGAACTGGCTGCTGTGGCTAACTTACGACATAGGAACCTTGTCCCGTTACGTGGTTGGTGTGTTTATGATGATCAACTTCTTTTAGTTTATGACTACATGCCGAATCGTAGCCTTGACAGGGTACTTTTTCGACGGTCTGGGGTTGTCCTTGGTTGGGATCCAAGGGTTAAAATAGTAAAAGGTCTTGCAAAAGCTTTATACTATTTACATGAACAGTTGGAGGTTCAGATTATACATCGTGATGTTAAAACGAGTAACGTGATGCTTGATTCTCGTTTCAATGCGAGATTAGGTGATTTCGGGTTGGCTAGATTGGTAGAACATGAACTTAAGTATCAAATAACAACGGTTTCAGGGGAAAACCACAAGTTTAGCGCGGTAGACACTACGAGAATTGGTGGGACTATTGGATACTTGTCACCAGAGAGTTTCCAAAAAGGAGGCGTCGCAACTGCGAAATCAGATGTTTTTAGCTTTGGAATTGTATTGCTTGAGATTGCTTCAGGAAGAAAAGCAGTTGATCTTACATTTCCAGAAGAAAAGATCATTTTACTTGATTGGGTTAGAAACTTGGCAGATGAGAAAATGATCTTAAAAGCTGTTGATCGTAGGTTAAAAGACGGATCATATAAGCAACACGATATGGAACATTTGATCCGTATTGGATTGCTATGCACGCTTCATGATCCGTCCTCTCGACCAAACATGAAATGGGTATTGGAATCATTTTTCAATAACACATGTGGGATGCTACTACCCGAGCTTCCCTCTTTCAAAACACACCCGCGATACATCTCAATATCACCAGGATTTAGTAGCAGTACTACCATTAGCATGAACACTAGCACACCATTATCGGCCACAACCACCACTACTGTGACCAATGCTATCATTTCAGGGAACTCAACAATCTACTACAGTGCCAGGGCGGAAAGCGTGGATGTAAGCACAGAGCTCGGATACAGTGGGAGCGATGACATGATCTCGAGCATGATCTCAACTTCTCGTTTGAGTCGTCGTCAGTCAAAAGTATTCCCCATGGTCCAACCGCCACACGAGATAACATACAAGGAGATCATTGCAGCCACTGATAACTTCTCGGATTCTAACAGGCTAGCTGAGCTCGACTTTGGAACCTCCTACTATGGGGTTCTTGACAACCAAGACATAATTGTAAAAAGGCTTGGGATGAAGACATGCCCAGCACTACGGACGAGGTTCTCAAATGAGCTCTCAAACATGGGTAGACTATGCCATAGGAACCTTGTACAGCTGCACGGCTGGTGCACTGAGCAAGGTGAGATGCTTGTGGTCTACAACTATTCGGCTAACAGAATGTTAAGCCAGTTGTTGAACCCTCATAGCCATCGAAAATCACAACCCGTGCTTGAATGGGCTCACCGGTACCAAATAGTGAAGTCACTTGCCAGTGCAGTTCAGTATCTTCACTGTGGATGGGAGGAGCAAGTAATCCACAGAAATATTACTTCTTCTGCTATTGGTATCGAGCCTGATATGAACCCCAGGCTCGGGTCATTTGCATTAGCAAAGTTTTTAACAAGAAAAGAGCACGACCATCATGTGGACGTCAACGCTGATAGatcagtacatgggattttcgGGTATATGGCACCAGAATATATGGAATCAGGGGAAGCCACTACAATGGCAGATGTTTACAGCTTTGGTGTAGTGGTGCTAGAGGTAGTGAGTGGCCAGATGGCAGTGGATTTCCGACGGCCTGGGGTGTTATTAGTGAAAAGAGCCCATGAATTTCAGACTCAGAAAAGGGATTATAAAGATGCAGTGGATCCTAAACTAGATGGAGAATATGATCACAAAGAAATGGTTAGACTTGTGAGGTTAGCCATGGCTTGTACACGGTCAAATCCGGATTTGAGACCAACCATGAGTGAGGTTGTCAGTATACTCGAAGGTCATGATAAATGTCTCGTGGAACTAATGCACAAGAAGGAGAACAAGGAAGaatggaaagaaagaaatgatTCATTGTTGTCATTAGTTAGAAGAGTTCAAGCTTTAGGAATACAGTAA
- the LOC122581420 gene encoding probable calcium-binding protein CML22 isoform X1, whose amino-acid sequence MSTSRACSSFKSLSNRMLHCCNSKNRYEKLDNELERKLMEVKQRYKPGNSNIRSINSIILRFPQIRFGLEEIRGVFRQFDTDSNGNINRAELTKCLQKLQFNCTEHEIDDIYESCDLGGSKGMRFNEFIVVLCLIYILVGTSSSSPTATTMGSLELKATFDSIIEAFLYLDKNGDGKLDKKDMIQAMNDDFRKEKSPTHITMNRFKEMDWNKDGKVGFREFLFSLINWVGIESNNEVHITHI is encoded by the exons ATGA GTACCTCTCGTGCATGCTCGTCCTTTAAGTCATTATCGAACAGAATGTTGCATTGTTGCAATTCGAAAAACAGGTATGAGAAGCTGGACAATGAGCTTGAAAGGAAATTGATGGAAGTCAAGCAAAGATATAAACCAGGAAATAGCAATATCAGATCTATCAATAGCATAATTCTGAGGTTTCCTCAGATCAGATTTGGACTGGAAGAGATCAGAGGCGTATTTCGACAGTTTG ATACTGATTCCAATGGAAATATCAACCGTGCTGAACTCACAAAATGCTTACAAAAGTTGCAATTCAATTGCACAGAGCATGAAATCGATGACATATACGAGTCTTGTGACTTGGGTGGGAGCAAAGGCATGAGATTTAATGAGTTCATCGTTGTATTGTGCCTTATCTATATCTTAGTGGGTACTTCCTCTTCAAGCCCTACG GCAACAACAATGGGATCTCTGGAGCTTAAAGCCACATTTGATAGCATTATCGAAGCATTCTTATATCTTGATAAAAATGGTGATGGGAAACTAGACAAGAAGGACATGATCCAAGCTATGAACGATGACTTCCGAAAAGAGAAATCTCCGACCCACATCACCATGAATCGATTTA AAGAGATGGACTGGAATAAGGATGGGAAAGTCGGGTTCAGAGAATTCCTATTCTCTTTGATCAACTGGGTTGGAATCGAATCCAACAACGAAGTCCATATCACTCACATATAG
- the LOC122583493 gene encoding uncharacterized protein LOC122583493, with product MFGGSVKNFPLVAWIQNYSLPKDLKYLSHLGTYKGKNDPDDFLEAFKGAAAMKVWNVRIACRMFRYALKGDAREWLKSVKKGSITSFEDLKEKFRAHFSQQKKHKKIHVSTHGIKQKDTEGCRAFMDRFTTETEDIMDLLESQRIFGLLHGLRSKGLVEFLYRDLPKTYEAVQKRAHVYLDVRDTASKGDISPTREGNSSEQKGKMEQ from the coding sequence ATGTTCGGGGGAAGTGTCAAAAACTTTCCGCTTGTCGCCTGGATACAAAACTACTCTCTCCCGAAGGACCTGAAATATCTTTCTCACCTGGGGACATACAAAGGAAAAAATGACCCAGATGATTTTTTAGAGGCCTTCAAAGGAGCAGCAGCGATGAAAGTCTGGAACGTACGGATTGCGTGTCGAATGTTCAGGTACGCACTCAAAGGAGACGCCAGAGAATGGTTGAAGAGTGTGAAGAAAGGATCCATCACTAGTTTTGAAGACCTTAAAGAGAAATTCAGGGCCCactttagccaacaaaagaaacataagAAAATCCACGTGTCAACCCATGGAATAAAGCAGAAAGATACAGAGGGTTGCAGGGCGTTCATGGACCGATTCACCACAGAAACGGAGGATATCATGGATCTTCTTGAGTCACAAAGGATATTCGGACTACTACATGGTCTCCGGAGCAAAGGGCTCGTCGAGTTCCTATACAGAGACCTCCCAAAGACATACGAAGCAGTCCAGAAGAGGGCTCATGTATACCTGGATGTTAGGGACACCGCCTCGAAGGGAGATATAAGTCCCACACGAGAAGGAAACTCCAGCGAACAGAAAGGGAAAATGGaacaatga